A part of Aegilops tauschii subsp. strangulata cultivar AL8/78 chromosome 2, Aet v6.0, whole genome shotgun sequence genomic DNA contains:
- the LOC109770462 gene encoding probable E3 ubiquitin-protein ligase ATL44 → MESPMAARRLLQEAAGLSTPGARIIADDRDIVIILASLLCALITVLGIGLVARWCACGGAEARARAAANRGVKKSVLRAIPTVAYVSADAGKGKGKEEEAAAAPECAICLAEFEDGEAMRVLPQCGHAFHAACVDKWLRGHSSCPSCRRILAVQLPAALRCQRCGARPDPAVATWKPPAQYGEMPPFLP, encoded by the coding sequence ATGGAGTCACCCATGGCGGCCCGGAGGCTCCTGCAGGAGGCGGCGGGCCTGTCGACGCCGGGCGCCCGGATCATCGCCGACGACAGGgacatcgtcatcatcctcgccTCGCTGCTCTGCGCGCTCATCACCGTCCTCGGCATCGGCCTCGTCGCCCGCTGGTGCGCGTGCGGCGGCGCGGAAGCCAGGGCGCGCGCCGCCGCCAACAGGGGCGTCAAGAAGTCGGTGCTCCGCGCCATCCCCACCGTGGCCTACGTCTCCGCCGACGCcggcaagggcaagggcaaggaggaggaggccgccgcggcgcccGAGTGCGCCATCTGCCTCGCCGAGTTCGAGGACGGCGAGGCCATGCGCGTGCTGCCCCAGTGCGGCCACGCCTTCCACGCCGCCTGCGTCGACAAGTGGCTGCGCGGCCACTCCTCCTGCCCCTCCTGCCGCCGGATCCTCGCCGTCCAGCTGCCGGCCGCCCTGCGGTGCCAGCGCTGCGGCGCGCGCCCCGACCCAGCCGTGGCGACCTGGAAGCCTCCGGCCCAGTACGGCGAGATGCCGCCCTTCTTGCCGTAG